The DNA window TGACTTATTGGCACTGCTGGGCACCATATCAGTCCTGGCCAAGCTGGTGGTGGATGCTAGAATACAGCTTACTCGCAGGGACCTGGAGGTGAGCTCTCTGAGCCATGGCAGGGGCCAGCTGGGTAGTGGGGGCCTGAAGTCCTTTGCCTCTGGGCACTTCTGTCCCCCTGACATCACCATGGGCTGTCAGACAGCAAGCCTTTCTAGAGTCTGAGTGTCTGCTCCCCTGGTCCGTATCTCCTCTTGGACACCAGTCTCCAAGGCCATGGAATGTGGAGAAGGTCCGATGCTGGGAGCACATGGGAGGTCGGGAAAGGCAGGAAGGGGTGTGAAGACGTGAGTTCAGAGGCATTCATGCACACGCAGATGCATGCATATGATGtgaagcccccccgccccgcccctggcaacacacacgcacacaagatACCTACATGGAGATACTCAAACGCTCTTGGCTGGGCTGGACTCACCTAAACCAGCTCTCAATATGGGCAACAGTTGGTGACCAATAAGTGGCATCCAAAAGAGTAACCAGGGGCAATGACACGACACACTCTTCCTATCTGGGAATGTATATCACATGTGGGTGGACGGACGTGTCTTCTATTTCGGAACATTGTGCTCTCTACCACTGGGTACCATTCTTAGCATTACAGACCCATAGGGGTCAAGGAATTGGAAAGGGGCTCCCTATGGGCCTGGGTGGCCCAAGggatggaggggagagaaaggttGTCATATGGAGAGGCTGGATTGCATCAGGAGACCACATACTTGAAGCCACCCCAGTGGTGAGCTAAACAGCTCCCCATTCTTCCCATATAGAAACTCTTCCTTCACaggtctgtcttcctctccccctttctctcccttcctctccccctttctctccaccCTTGGATCTTCTGCTGGACTAGGAAAGGTGGGTTTGGGGCCTAGAGTTCCCTGTGCCCCTGGCCCAGTGCTGTGGGCTCTAGTGGCCAGGGCTCATCTCTCTGTTGGGATCTCTCTGTTGGGCGTCACAGGCTCTTCTGAAAACCACAGACAAGATCCTAGACATGGACACCAGCTCTCTGtgggccccagcccaggcccagaAGCCCTCAGCAGGCTCAGCATTCCTGCTGGCTCTGGAGACTCTAGCATGCAGCCTGTGCCCACAAGATCACCCCTTCTCCTTCAGCTTGCGTAACGTGTGGCTGCAGACCCAGCTCCTTGGACCTACATTTCCTGCTGACTACAGAGTCTCCTTCTCCACTCAGCCCCCATTGCAGGCACACATTCCCAGGTGCTCACTGGCCTCGCTGGGCCATAATGGAACGAACATCAGTGTTACTAGCCTGGTACTGCAGAAACTGGACCGTCTTCTGCCCTCAAACTATGGACAAGGGCTGGGGGACTCCCTCTATGCCACTCCTGGGCTGGTCCTCTCCATCTCCATCATGGCAGGTGGCCAGGCCTTCAACCAGGGAGAAGTCATCATGGACTTCGGGAACACAGCTAGCACTCCCCACTGTGTCTTCTGGGACCATGATCTCTTCCAGGGCAAGGGGGGCTGGTCAGATGAAGGGTGCCAGGTGCAGACCGCTCATGCCAGCCCTACCACTCAGTGTATTTGTCGGCACCTCACTGCCTTCTCCATCCTCATGTCCCGAAATACTGTTCCAGAAAACCCCACCCTGGAGCTGCTGAGTCAGGTGGGCTTGGGGGCCTCCATCCTGGCACTGCTTGTGTGCCTGGGCGTGTACAGGCTGGTGTGGAGAGTTGTGGTACAGAACAAAGTTGCCTACTTACGCCACATGGCCCTGCTCAATGTGGTGCTCTGCCTTTTGGCTGCAGACACCTGCTTCCTGGGAGCCCCACTGCTTCCTCCTGGGCCCCGAAGCCCACTCTGCCTGGCTGCTGCCTTCCTCTGTCATTTCTTCTACCTGGCCACCTTTTTCTGGATGCTGGCTCAGGCGCTGATGTTGGCCCACCAGCTGCTCTTCGTCTTCCGTCAGCTATCCAAGTGCCGAGTACTCTCCCTGATGGTGGTCCTCGGCTATATGTGCCCAATGGGATTTGCAGGTGCCGCCCTGGGCCTCTACCTACCCCGAGGGCAATACCTGGGGGAGGAGGCATGCTGGTTGAATAGGAAGGGAGGGGTGCTCTACACCTTCGTGGGGCCAGTGCTGGCCATTGTGGGCATGAATGGGCTGGTACTAGCCATGGCTGTGCTGAAGCTCCTGAGACCTTCGCTGTCAGAGGGGCCCCAGGTGGAGAAGCGCCATGCCCTTCTGGGGGTGATCAAAGCCCTGCTCATTCTCACCCCCGTCTTCGGCCTCACCTGGGGGCTAGGCCTGGCCACTCTGCTGGAGGAAGTCTCCGTAATTCCTCACTACATCTTCACGATTCTCAACACCACCCAGGTGGGTGACAGTGTGGTAGCTATGCTTTTTGGCCTTTAGATGGTCTGAGTCACTGCCAGTCCCTTCCCAAGGAGGGATCATGGCGGAGCAGAAGAAACAGTCCCAGGAATCTTAGAAGACTTAGGTTTGGATCCCAGTTCCTCCACCGACTAGCTGGAGAACTTTGGACAAACCTCTgtgagctttggttttcttatctgtgaaatagtATCTGGGTTTGCCAGAGAAGTCAGGGAATTGTCAGTACCCAAAACTTTGATACGTCGTTTATAACCAAAGCAGTAAGAGAAGCACCTGAAACGAATTCTATGCACCAAATGATGCGAATGTACAGAAGACTCTAGATGGGAAGCCTCGGGACATGAATTAGACAGGAAGACAGACGCTGAAGGAAGATGAGAGGGAAAGAGTTGATTTCAGTTGATTCCTTCCTCAACTAACTTATCCCCATATCCTTCTTTTTAGGGTGTCTTCATCTTACTGTTTGGTTGCCTCATGGACAAGAAGGTGAGTCTGCCCACCTAACCCCCATCTGACTTGCGGTGCCCAGGCCAGGACTTGGGCTGGCATGACTGAGGTGTTACCTCTCCTGCAGATACGAGAGGCTTTACTCGAACGCTTCTGCCGCACACAGCCCCCCAACTCCACCATGTCCCTGGTGAGTTGATGACTTCAaatcctcagttctcctgctgagAGCAGGTTAGAAGCAGCTGTTCCACAACCTTCCTAAGAGGCACAGCTAGAAGCCAAGAGGAGGCTGGGATTGCCTTTTAGAATGAGCATGCTTTGGGTTCAAACTCCCCAACAATGGAGAAAGGAGCCCCATCAGAGCAGCCAGAGTCAGGTTCCTGGGCTCCAGATTCCAACCTGGACTCCTGGGGACTCTCTTTGTCCCTGGTTTCTCCATTTGAAAGTCTGCCTCCAGTCACTACATGAAGGGAAAATGTAGGATCGGTAAGCGTGGGAGTCAGCATAGCTGAGAGCAAAGTTCCTAGGATTACTGTGGCCCTGGCAGGAGGGCAGGTAAGAACATGAAGATGGGTACAACCTCACCAAAGGAGAGCTGATGATAATAGCAATCACCCTGCACCTGGGCCTTTCTGCCCCTTCCTAGGCTACATATGAAACCTACATCCCAGAACCCAGCAAAGGAAGAAGTGAAGACACCAGGTGAGAAGCAAGCCTTCCTGGGAGCAGTGTGAGCAGCACGGAGTGAAGCGGAGTGTAGCAAAGGGCTTCCTGCCAAAGAAGGCTCCTCTTCATGTAACTGTCCCAGTCCGAGGGTTGGAAAACAGACTTTTCCAGCACAGACATTTCTGAATGGGATGGGGAAAGTGGAGGGCTCAGAGAGCAGATGGCATAGCATCTTCTATTGCTTTCACAGAAAGCTGGAGGGACTTTTACCACCGCCAACCCTTGATTCATTTCACTGAAAATTCCTTTTCACAccatcaaatatttaattatccTGAAAAACCTTTGCTTCTAAGGAATTGCCATTGGTGTGCTTGGTATCCAGAGGGAGGGCAGCCTTGCAAGGCCTCCTTCACCAGCCCAGAGCTTCAGGGCAAGCCCTTACAAGGGCAAGGCAGAAGCTTTGAGTGAACCACACACAGAGCCCATGTTGCTCCTCCTCCAAGGGAGTCAGGGGAAGGTGCCTGAATCCACCTGGACGGGCCCTGGCCCGATGCTCCGAGCCCTTCTGCTCTCCCAGAGCTCAGCCGTTGGCAAAGACAGACTAATGTTTCCACTAGTCACGTTCCTTTGTCTTGCGGGTCACCTGTCCCTACCTCTAAACTATTCAAGCAAAAGTAGCATGAAAAACTAGCTAAAGTTACCTAATGAATAAGCTTGCTTTGCTCTAAACATCATCAACAAATATTAAAGTTCAAAAGGATTGTAAGTAAAGATTTTGCAAGTCTCAGCCAATTTTTGACTAATCAACAGTTCATGTTATAGATATATTtgataagtatatattttaattgtttttaactatttttaactattcagtgatttcctttctgattatttcttctcTATAGCTAGGAAGAAAAAGGATGGCTTACTGACAGGAACTCTCATCTTCCAAACATTAAAGGTGAAGGACAAATTTTGGTTTGTTCCTTTTCAAAGTTTAGGAAAAGGCGAAGCTACTGGGTGCCTCTTTCTTTAACGTTGACAACAATATCAATATAAATGTAGGTTTCATAGACATATGCATGTATACAACAAGTCACTGATCTGAGCACCTTTGTAAGAACACATTAACAATTCTTAAGTAGAGAGGAAGTCACCACAGACCACCAAGGATTAAAGCAACAAGATGACAACACTGACATTTAAAAGAGACAGgtttagggtacctgggtggcccgctcggttgactcttggttttcggctcaggtcatggtcttggcgTCGCGGGATCCCcggcactgggctccatgctcagcacggagtctgcctgagaatctttctccctccttccctccctgcctctgctccttcccaccccttgcatgcacactctctctctaaaataataaaaacttctttacaattatattttaaggggctcctgggtgtctcaatcgttaagagtctgccttcagctcagggcgtgatcccggcgttctgggatcgaaccccacatcaggctcctccactgggagcctgcttcttcctctcccactccccctgcttgttttccctctctcgctggctgtctctctgtcaaagaaataaataacatcttaaaaaaaaataataaaaataaaataaaataaaataaaataaaataaaataaaataaaaagtgacgGGCCCAAGATAAGACTAGATatggagaagaaatatttaagaaaagtcTTGAGACGACACGAGGACATCTAGCTGAATGAGTTAACTCATGGAATCCACAAGATGTTGATAGGGTTCTGAAAATTTTTTCAgctggagaaatgaaaaaaatcctcatGAATGAGTCTTCGTTCGTTACAAAATTCAtggctatttttataaaatgcaatgGGAACATTTTCTGTTGAAATGCAAATGGATATGCtattgaaacatttttcttaCAAACATGGATCTGTGTGAatattttcattgtatataaACCAGCCCGAATATTTCTCTAAATGAATtcaattgtatttttcaaagagaaGATACCAACTCAGCAGGGCGACTGCAACATTTCTATGCCTCGGACCTGTCCCAGCCCccgagggaggcaggaggcaggcagcCACTGAAACAGCCAGGGCTCTGCCTGTTGGTTTCCCTGGCAACAGAATCCTGTCACAATTACCCttgtatttcattaatatttacagtcttaattttttaaaaaagattttatttattagagagagacagggagagagaacaatcagggggagtgtcaggcagagggagggagagagggagagggagaagcagactccccactgagctgggagccctacatggggctcgatcccaggaccctgggatcacgacctgagccgaaggcagacgcttaaccaactgagccacccaggtgcccctacagtcttaattttttaaattataaaattatttttgaatatttcaaCTAATATACATTTACTTTAAAAGCAGCAGAGACACTTTCTGAGCGTGGTTCTGTAGAAATCTAcgtcttcattctctttctcaaatcatGGCACATAGTGCGTGCTCTGCTGCTAAAAACACACTTTAGAATTGATCAATGAAATGCCATGAGGCCTCTGTTCACTTAACTCTCACATTAAAAAGGACTGAAAAGAAGGTTCTGGAGCTAGATACAAGAAAGTGAGGCTTAGcaacaattccatttctaaaaaGATGACTTAAAGAAGTAAGTAGAGGGTTCCCTGGGTGGATTAactggttgagcgtccgactcttggttttggctcaggtcatgatctcagcatcatgggctccacgctcggtgtggagtctgctgagattctctccctctccctctgcccctgcccccgcctcTGCCTGTGtgtgagctctttctctctcaaataaaataaagtctaaataaataataagtagaCAAGTGAGCAGACAAATGTACAAAAGATGTGTATTCTAGGTGTTTATATCCTCAAAAAAGAGGGACTTGGTAAAACAAATTAGGACATATCTACCAAAGGAATGCTATATGGTCCTTACAAATGATGATGTATAGGGGGACccgggtgattcagtcagttaagcatctgccttcagctcaggtcatggtctcggggtcctgggattgagccccatgtctgggctccctgctcagcggggagtctgcttctccctctccctctgcccctcccccacttgtgcgtgtgtgcacatactctctctctctctctcacttgctctctcgctctcaagtaaataaaatctttaaaaaatgatgatgtaTAACTACACCTACTGATACAGAAAAATGTTTAGGCTATATAGCTAAGTAAGACAAAAGGGTTCCAGAACAGCATTATACTAGCCAATTCTGGTCCATACGAAAACTGGGTCCATTTGTGTCTATACAAATATGTGTGCCTTGAGAAGGAGAgataccaaaatattaacagtgggtATCTCtactggatttttcatttttttcttactctataaatattatttgaatttttttttacaatgagcatgtatttttttttttaaagattttatttatttattcgacagagatagagacagccagcgagagagagggaacacaagcagggggagtgggagaggaagaagcaggctcatagcagaagagcctgatgtggggctcgatcccagatcgccgggatcacgccctgagccgaaggcagacgcttaaccgctgtgccacccaggcgccccatgagcatgtatttttatgttagaaaaaaaatgattttgaaaaagttcTTCTGAACATTTTGCATATTTAACAATAGAAACTTGACAAGCAAAGTAACACAAAGTATCCCCTGGAATTTAGATTTGTGTGGAAGGGTGGACTACATAAGGGGTTCCCGAGAAAGCTTTGAACCATCTTTTTGGAGTTCTGTTTTGGGAATCAATCCTGTCTGATCACTGACAGTCCCTTAAGTGTAGAGGGGGAAAGAGGCTCCTAGTTGAGTTGAGTGCAGCCAGAAGCATTGCCAACATGTCTAAATGCTTTGTCTCCTTCACAATAACACGTATTCCTTTTCAGAATAGTATTTTTACTCAGTATGCTTGTCGTTCCATCCCCacgtttttccatttcctctcaATCAGTGATCCCTCTTCACTGAAAAAGATCAGAGTCCCAGATAAACCACAGCGGGCGCAGACAGAGGACCTCCGAGTCACCCATTAAATTCCAGAGGAAGACTGGGAGACCTGCTGCTGCTTTTCACTCCTCGAGAGAGACTGGAATTGAAGAGGcctggagaaaataaatataaacgaGAAGGGATGGGGGAGAAGACAGGCTGAGAACAGGATTCTTCTCTCTGAAAAGATAGATGCAAAGGGGGCAAGAATTTCTGTTTTGCTGGTTGCTGTAGCTTCAGTATCTAAGATATGCTTGACACATAACAGGCACTCAGTAACTATTTACTGAATTAATGAACTATACAGACCACAGGAAGAACATGGACTTTTACTCAGAATCAGAGCCCCTGAAAAGCAAACAGCTGGAGGGGGGCGCGGAGTGGGGAAGAGCACTTCTGAAGTTTGAATGAAAGATGAAGGCAAATAAAGGCTCCATTCCAAAACGGTTATTTGGTGGAAGAGAGGGTCTGATTAAACTTTAAATGAAAAGACAGATACTTAAGTTGGGATCTTTAAGAATAGCATAACcagaggggcctctgggtggctcagtctttaaacgtctgccttcggctcagggcaggactccagggttctgggatcaagccccgcatcgggctccctgctccgctgggagcctgcttctccttctcccactccccctgcttgtgttccctctctcactggctgtctctctgtcaaataaataaattaaatctttaaaaaaaaaaaaaagagtagcataACCAGTTGGAGACACCTGAGAACAAACAGCAGTGTCTCTTTAGATGGAGGCACCTATATCCATGACAGCCAAGGGCGGTCTTTTGTAGCAGTCATGCTACTGAAAACAGCTCAGCTTTCTCTGACATGTAGAGAATGTTTAGAAATAGCATACACCTTCCGTAAAGTTGGGTGAGCCCATGACTCCACTGCGGAACTAGAACTTTagcaacccggggcgcctgggtggtatagcggttaagcgtctgcctttggctcagggcgtgatcctggcattatgggatcgagccccacatcaggctcctccactatgagcctgcttcttcctctcccactccccctccttgtgttccctctctcgctggctgtctctatctctgtcaaataaataaataaaatctttaaaaaaaaaaaaaaagaactttagcAACCCCACGGAAACCCTCCAACCCAACCCCACTGCCTCCTGTCCAGGGGTGACCTCTGCTCTGAATGTTTTCAATatagcattaaaaaatttttttgtgtggtgaAACAcatgaaatttatcattttaaccattttaagtgtacagttcagtagtgatAAGTACAtacacattgttgtgcaaccaatctccagaactcctctttgaaaactgaaactctgtacctagtaactccccattccccttactccaatccctggcaaccatccttctactttctgtctctatgaatgtgaCAATTCAATGTtcgtccttttgtgactggtttatttcacttagcataatgtcctcaaggttcatccatgtcatagcgTGTGACAGGATTGTTAAGGCTTCATAGTATCCCACTGTGTGTATAGACACATGCAGCCGCCAGTGGGCATTCGGGTTGCTTCCCccgttggctattgtgaataatgctgctatgaatgtgggTGCACAAATCTctctgagaccctgctttcaattctttgacATAGAGTTGCTAGATCAtgtagtaattctatttttaattttttaaggaactgttatactgttttccacagcggctgcaccattttatattcccaccagcagtgcacaagggctccagtttctccacattctccccaCCACGTGCTATTTTCTGGGTTCTTATGATAGCAGACATCCTAATGGATGTAGGTCGTATCACAATGTagagttttcatttgcatttccctaacaactagtgatgttgaacaccttttcacaCGCTTATTGGTCATCTGTATAacttttttagagaaatgtctatttaaattctttgcccatttttaaactgacTTGTTTCTTGGTGGTTGAGTTGTGAGAGTGCTTTATGTGTTCAGGatattatcagatatatgatttgcaaatattttctcccatcggTGGccctctcactgtgtcctctgATGCACAGAATTTGGTATTTTGATGAAGCCttatctattttgttgttgttgccgcCAGTGCTTTCGGTGTCATAGCCGAGAAagcattgccaaatccagtgtcatgtagcttttcccattttcttccagGAGGTTTATCATTTTAGCTCTTGTCTTTAGGTCTTTGACCCActgtgagttaatttttatatatggtgtaagataagggctaacttcattcttttatatgtggcccctccattttcccaacaccatttgctaacaagactgtcctttctccattaaatGGTCTTAGCACTCTTGCCAAAAATCATTGGACCACATTGtgaagatttatttctgggctttaaAACAAACTATTATCTCCAAGAGGTTTTCCTTGGGCCAATGATGGGGCTGAGTCCAACCGACCCCTCCAGCCGCCCCTCCACTGACTGCCTCTGCTGAGTTCTGAGTCTGTTCTTTAAAGAAGCTGAATAGGCAAGAGAATCTCTTCTCTTGGGTGCATAGGTCCCTGTGAGCAGAGGCTTTGAGTCCAAACGCCACAGCTTACAGCTGCCAGGGATGGAGACCAGAGTTGAGAAATGCGTTGTACAATTGAGAAGTCACTTGCTGATGCTAACACTCTTGTTGAAAGATGGAGAGATCAGGATGATGCAGCAGATCTCTGACTGACCGCACCCCAGCTCTCAAAGAGTAGAAGCAATGAAGCAGTACCAGGAAGAATTCAAGAACTTAATGAAGTGGCAAGACGTCGGCCACAGTCCACATTAGTTATGGGAATCcagcaagaaaacagacaaatcaGAGAAGTGCAACAAGAGAACGAAGAATTGTATACATCCCTGGAAGAACATCAGTCTGACTTGGAACTTATAATAAGCAAGTATCAAGAGAAAATGTTTAGACAGCTAAACTTTGCTAATTGGTGAACAAATTAAAGGTTTTCTGAGTGACTGCTGAGCCTATCAAAAGCTTCCAACAGTGCTGTTGGCATTCTGGATGATATTTGGATAAACATGAATATCCCCAATAAATGTTTGGGAATTCACAGAATTatccaaattttattattttatatccaaattttgaaatacatattCTGCCATGGTTTTGTGAACAGAAGACTGTCATACCAAATTTTATACCCTCCATGTTTGGTGACAATTAACAAATAGCTTATGGgttgcctaggtggctcaatccgttaagggtctgccttcagttcaggtcatgatcccagggtcctagaatcgagccccatattgggctccctgctcaatgggaagcctgctcctccctcttcttcttcctgctactccccctgcttgtacgctgtcaaatacataaatatttttaaaataaacaaatagcttCTGCACCAGGAGACTTACACTTTAAAGACTGCCCATCTACCTTCCCATTCATGTAAATTTTTGTCAAAGAAAATTTGGTTTGCGAGGCTGTAGGAATGTTTCATATACACCATAAACAAGAGGTGATTTAATTTTATCTGgtttaacataattaaaatactcAGCTAATAATTGCCCCTAAGTTGCTAGAGAAATGAAGTATcatttcaggaatgaaagaaagaacactaCTTTCTAGGGAAGATCTTTTAAGAG is part of the Ursus arctos isolate Adak ecotype North America unplaced genomic scaffold, UrsArc2.0 scaffold_8, whole genome shotgun sequence genome and encodes:
- the ADGRF3 gene encoding adhesion G-protein coupled receptor F3 yields the protein MVCSAAPVLLLAMTLPLVGSPVVQASQPGQSQAGGESGQQLDQRSGAAAAPSAPVESVLASVYVQLDLSNQTWPLALSKTLTHPLASDSSFSRTLTGLSLTTECNGHDDGQTYCACLSGYQWNASICSHHPPCQTAHNHGPCGCLVFGPTEAGYCQLLPPVPGRLSPNSCVQAPGTTLNLTLVKSRETTNLNWFLRHADSPTPILLQPGTHVSLASSPGEAVLSILNVSHRWAGEYLCCFEAQGFRWELSQVVKVPLQASDVARLPDQLSISCATCPGFQLTCCIPSTHLAYTASWSPGEGSKASLVSRPGSRCFVLAVQRCPAADTTYTCELQSPGLSPLRVPISVTIIQDGDNTCPEDSSAVAWNVTKAGHVAQAPCPVNRTGMVKRTCGPDGNWEPVHSSCTDAELLALHHRAQLLQAGQGWPAVEVPQILAQLSEQVTVVSSPSDLLALLGTISVLAKLVVDARIQLTRRDLEALLKTTDKILDMDTSSLWAPAQAQKPSAGSAFLLALETLACSLCPQDHPFSFSLRNVWLQTQLLGPTFPADYRVSFSTQPPLQAHIPRCSLASLGHNGTNISVTSLVLQKLDRLLPSNYGQGLGDSLYATPGLVLSISIMAGGQAFNQGEVIMDFGNTASTPHCVFWDHDLFQGKGGWSDEGCQVQTAHASPTTQCICRHLTAFSILMSRNTVPENPTLELLSQVGLGASILALLVCLGVYRLVWRVVVQNKVAYLRHMALLNVVLCLLAADTCFLGAPLLPPGPRSPLCLAAAFLCHFFYLATFFWMLAQALMLAHQLLFVFRQLSKCRVLSLMVVLGYMCPMGFAGAALGLYLPRGQYLGEEACWLNRKGGVLYTFVGPVLAIVGMNGLVLAMAVLKLLRPSLSEGPQVEKRHALLGVIKALLILTPVFGLTWGLGLATLLEEVSVIPHYIFTILNTTQGVFILLFGCLMDKKIREALLERFCRTQPPNSTMSLATYETYIPEPSKGRSEDTS